The following proteins are co-located in the Colletotrichum lupini chromosome 4, complete sequence genome:
- a CDS encoding transmembrane amino acid transporter: MSAHHTTPAPTDDIQKAQNKPQPLLDQTPSRQDGQGQTFYTMEPPAVILHDPNVTFEEYLYWAEVTRAEEKLANERYLHSRGPLTLKSVVKDRFRKGDEHVRFQGGSEGSGNEDVGAGVGEKQNGTGSDKALQSAESRDGGVVTLEEWKTASRAVRTAGWGAVFYLITTDILGPFSTPWAFAQMGYGPGIALYTVFGVMSLYSGWILYKAFLGLDSDRYPLKGYGDLYFRVFGAKARHAINLAQGLQLMLFVAVLILANGQSISQISKGPNGNAGICFVACLVIFMAAGFILGQIRTLQRFSWIANLAVWVNLLIIFICMGVVAHSPPNFAATQASFGDTFGPGPVITYAGTPPPGMASGGSGFLGSMNGLNQAVYSYGGCLIFAAFMAEMRHPMDFWKALLCGEVFIYVCYLVFGLYVYSFQGQYAFNPAMQSLSPYWWQTATNILGLVTGLIAAGLYGNIGMKVLYVELLQEIFGAPPLTESAGKMLWAAVIPVYWALAFIIGAAVPQFSLVSGFIGALFILSFTYTLPALLGLGYWIRKDAMVPEQETFDPTTGRYAYVDSGFQRYRRGFMKRPLFNVWNIVYMLGGLVTTALGMYSSIEGLIAAFNGKSQATSFGCGSPV; encoded by the exons AAACAAACCACAGCCCCTCCTCGACCAAACCCCGTCCCGCCAAGATGGACAAGGACAAACCTTTTACACCATGGAGCCGCCGGCGGTGATCCTGCACGACCCCAACGTGACGTTTGAAGAGTACCTCTACTGGGCCGAAGTCACGCGTGCTGAGGAGAAGCTGGCAAATGAGCGGTATCTACACTCTCGAGGACCCTTGACGCTCAAGAGTGTTGTGAAAGATCGGTTTAGGAAGGGTGATGAGCATGTAAGGTTCCAGGGGGGCAGCGAGGGCAGTGGAAATGAGGATGTCGGTGCTGGTGTTGGAGAGAAGCAGAACGGGACTGGAAGCGATAAGGCTTTGCAATCTGCGGAGAGCAGGGACGGCGGTGTCGTTACGCTCGAGGAGTGGAAGACAGCGAGTAGGGCGGTGAGGACTGCTGGTTGGGGCGCCGTGTTCTACCTCATCACCACGGATATCCTTGGGCCATTTTCTACGCC ATGGGCCTTTGCTCAGATGGGTTACGGCCCTGGTATCGCGCTCTACACTGTCTTCGGCGTCATGTCGTTGTA CTCCGGCTGGATCCTCTACAAAGCTTTCCTCGGCCTCGACTCGGACAGATACCCCCTCAAAGGCTACGGTGACCTTTACTTCCGCGTCTTTGGCGCCAAGGCAAGGCACGCCATCAACTTGGCCCAAGGCCTCCAGCTAATGTTGTTTGTGGCCGTCCTGATCCTCGCGAACGGGCAGTCCATCTCGCAGATCAGCAAGGGCCCCAACGGCAATGCGGGAATCTGCTTCGTAGCCTGTCTTGTCATCTTCATGGCGGCCGGGTTCATCTTGGGCCAGATTCGGACGCTGCAGCGGTTTTCGTGGATTGCAAACTTGGCCGTGTGGGTGAATCTACTCATCATTTTCATCTG CATGGGCGTCGTGGCACACTCCCCTCCCAACTTCGCCGCGACCCAGGCCTCCTTCGGCGACACCTTCGGACCCGGACCCGTCATCACCTACGCCGGCACGCCCCCGCCCGGCATGGCTTCGGGCGGTTCCGGCTTCCTGGGCTCCATGAACGGGCTGAACCAAGCCGTCTACTCGTACGGCGGCTGTCTCATCTTCGCGGCCTTCATGGCGGAGATGCGGCACCCCATGGACTTTTGGAAGGCCCTTCTCTGCGGTGAGGTCTTTATCTACGTGTGCTACCTTGTCTTCGGGTTGTACGTGTACTCCTTCCAGGGCCAGTACGCCTTCAACCCCGCCATGCAGAGTCTATCGCCGTACTGGTGGCAGACGGCGACCAACATTCTGGGCCTGGTGACGGGTTTGATCGCGGCCGGGTTGTATGGGAATATCGGCATGAAGGTTCTTTACGTTGAGCTGCTGCAGGAGATCTTTGGGGCGCCGCCGTTGACCGAGTCTGCGGGCAAGATGCTGTGGGCGGCGGTGATACCCGTGTACTGGGCTCTCGCCTTCATCATCGGCGCCGCTGTGCCGCAATTCTCGCTGGTATCTGGGTTCATCGGGGCGCTGTTCATCCTGAGCTTCACATACACTCTGCCGGCGCTGCTGGGCCTTGGGTATTGGATTCGGAAGGATGCAATGGTGCCGGAACAGGAAACGTTTGACCCAACCACTGGTAGGTATGCGTATGTCGATAGTGGATTTCAGCGATACCGGCGGGGGTTCATGAAGAGACCTCTCTTCAATGTTTGGAATATCGTCTACATGCTGGGAGGGCTTGTCACGACGGCGTTGGGCATGTACTCGTCGATTGAAGGGTTGATTGCGGCGTTCAATGGCAAATCCCAGGCTACGAGCTTTGGGTGTGGAAGTCCAGTCTAG